The DNA sequence AGCGCTGCGACCAGAAGGCGGTGCCCCACGCCGCGTTGAGCGCCTCGACGGTGGAGTACTTCGCCCGCAGCCAGACCCGGAAGGCGGCCTCGGCGTCCGGCCCGTAGCAGCGGGGGACATGGCACGCGTACTCGTTGTTCACGTGCCAGGCCACCAGGCCGGGGTGCTGCCCGTAGCGCTCGGCCAGGGCCCGCACCAGGGCCAGCGCGTGTTCCCGGTAGACCGGCGAGTGCGGACTGTAGTGCTGGCGGCTGGTGTTGCCGAGCACCACGCCGTCGGCGGTCACGGGGGCCATCTCCGGGTGCGCGGCCACGAGCCACGGCGGCGGTGAGGCGGTCGCGGTGGCGAGGTCGATCCCGATGCCCGCGCCGGCGAGCCGGCCCAGCACGTCGTCGAGCCACGCGAAGTCGAAGGTGTCCGGCGCCGGCTGGAGCCGCGACCAGGAGAAGACGCCGACCGTGGCGACGGTGACGCCCGCGCGCCCCATGAGCTTCACGTCCTCGTCCCAGACGTGCGCGGGCCACTGCTCGGGGTTGTAGTCGCCGCCGAACCAGAAGCGGTCGCCGCTGACGTTACTCACATGTGCTCCGTTCGAGGGGAGGGCCGGGGTCGGCGGGTGGGGGCGCGCCCCGCACCCCCGGCGGGCCCGAGCAGCGTAGCAAGCGCTTTCATTAATCGGGAGATTCCTGGTGATGCGATCGCCTCCCGGCTCCATTGACGTAGTGCTCGTGACCGGGGCACGATGCGGGCGACGTCATGAAAGGGTTTTCTGTCCGGCCCGGGTGCAGCGGCCCTCGATCCCGCACCCCGACCGGGCGGACCCGCACCGATCCCGAGGCAGGCACCGTGGCACTGTTCGACCTCCCGCTCGACCGACTGCGCACCTACCGCAGCGAGTCCACCGCCCCGGAGGACTTCGACTCCTTCTGGGACCGGACGCTGAAGGAGGCCCGGCAGCACGACCTGGACGCCCGCTTCGAGCCCGTCGACACCGGGCTGCGCACGGTGTCCGTGTCGGACGTGACCTTCAACGGCTTCGGCGGCCACCCCGTCAAGGGCTGGCTGGTCCTGCCCGCCGGGGCCGACGGCCCGCTGCCCGTGGTGGTGAGCTTCATCGGGTACGGGGGCGGACGCGGCCTGCCCCTGACGCATCTGCTCTGGGCCTCGACCGGACGCGCCCACTTCGTGATGGACACCCGTGGCCAGGGCAGCACCACCCGCGGCGCGACCCCCGACCCCGTCGGCGCGGGGCCCGCGGTGCCCGGCTTCATGACCCGGGGCGTCGACTCGCCGGAGACCTACTACTACCGGCGGGTCTACACCGACGCGGTGCGCGCCGTGGAGGCCGCGCGCGCCCACCCGCTGACCGACGCGTCCCGCACGGCCGTGACCGGCGGCAGCCAGGGCGGGGGCATCGCGACGGCCGCCGCCGGACTGGTGCCCGACCTCGCCGCCGCCGTCGTCAACGTGCCCTTCCTGTGCGACTTCCCGCGCGCGACCACCCTCACCGACCGCCGCCCCTACCGCGAGATAGGCGACTGGCTGGGGGCCCACCGCGGACGGACCGGGGAGGTGCTGGAGACGCTCTCCTACTTCGACGGGGTCCACTTCGCGGCCCGCGCCACGGCGCCCGCGCTGTTCTCCACCGCGCTGGAGGACCGCACCTGCCCGCCGTCCACCGTCTTCGCGTCCTTCAACGCCTGGGCCCACGAGGACAAGCAGATCGAGGTCTACGACTTCAACGACCACGAGGGCGGCGGCCCCGACCAGGACGCCGCCGCCGTCGCCTGGCTGTCCGGACGCTGCCCGGTGTGACCCGCACACGGCACGCCCCGGGCGCCGGCCGACCGGTGCAGCGCCCGGCGGCCGGTCGCGGCGGCCGGTGCGGCGCCTGGTCGGTGCGGGCGGCTCCCGGCGGGCGGCCGGGTACTCCGGTGCGGCCCCCGCCCGCCCGTCGGCGGTCGCGCCGGACAGTGCAGCGCCCGCCCGTCGGCGGTTGGCTACTCCGGGGCGGCGCCCGGTTGTGGTGGCCGGTGGAGTGCCCGGGCGGTGTGGTCGGACCGCGTAGTGCAGCGCCCGCCCGTCGGCGGTCGCGCCGCACGGCACCGCCCCCGCCCGGTCGGTGCGGTGCGGCTCACGCACCGCCCGGTCGGTGGCGGTTGGCTACTCCGGGGCGGCGCCCGGTCGTGGTGGCCGGTGCAGTGCCCGGCCGGTGTGGTCGGACCGCGCAGTGCAGCCCCCGCCCGTCGGCGGTCGCGCCGCACGGCACCGCCCCCGCCCGTCGGCGGTCGCGCCGCACGGCGCCACCCCCGCCCGGTCGCGGTCAGGACAGCTCGCGCAGCGCCACGCCGATGGCGGCGATCCCGTCCGTGAGGGCGCCCGGCGGGCCCGCCGCGTAGCCGAGGACGAGGCCCTGGGGGCCGGGCAGCCGCCGGTGCCAGGACAGCGGCTGGCACTTCACGCCGAGGTCCAGGGCCGCGGCGGCGAGCTCGGTGTCGGGGACGTCTCCCGCGTAGGTGACCGTCAGGTGCAGCCCGGCCGCGGCGCCGTGGACCACGGCCCCCGGCAGATGCCGGGCGATCGCCGCGATCATCGTGTCGCGGCGCCGCCGGTGCCGGCCGCGGAGCAGCCGTAGCTGCCGCTCCAGGTCGCCGGAGTCCATCAGCCGGGCGAGCACGAGCTGGGGCAGCACCGCGTTGCCCAGGTCGTTGAAGCGCTTGGCGTCGGTCAGCGCAGCCCGGTGCCGCGGCGGCGGCACCATCCAGCCGATGCGCAGCGCCGGGGCCAGCAGCTTGGACACACTGCCCATGTAGCAGACCCGGTCGGCGAGCAGGGCGCGCAGCGCGGGCACCGGCGGCCGGTCGTAGCGGTGCTCCGCGTCGTAGTCGTCCTCCAGGATCAGCCCGCCCTCGGCCGCCCAGCGCAGCAGCTCCCGGCGGCGCTCCCCACTGGTGACGACACCGGTGGGGAACTGGTGGGCGGGGGTGAGCAGGACCGCGCGGGTGCCCGACGCGCGCAGCGCGTCGACGCGCACCCCGTCGCCGTCGACCGGCACCGGCCGGACCCGGAGGCCGCCGTGGAGCAGATGCTGACGGGCCCCCAGCGAACCGGGGTCCTCCATCGCCACACAGTCGATGCCGTCCGCCTTCAGCACCGGGTGGAGCAGGGTGAGCGCCTGCGCGGTGCCGGCGACGACGAGGACGTCGTCCGCGTCCGCGCGGATGCCCCGGCTGCGGGCGAGCCACGCGGCGACGGCGCGGCGCAGCGGTGCGGCGCCGCGCGGATCCCCGTAGCCCAGGTCGCCGGCGGACAGCCCGGCGAGCACGGCCCGTTCGGCGCGCAGCCACGCCGTCCGGGGGAAGGCGGCGAGGTCGGGCCGCCCGGGGGTGAGGTCGATCCGGGCGGGCGCGGAGCGCAGGGCGTCGAAGACACCGGCGCCGGGTTCACCGGCGAACAGCGAGCCCCCGGCCGCCCGGGCGCGGGGCACGGGGGAGCCGCGGCGCTCCCGCGGCGGCGGGGGCGGCACGGCGACCACCACGGTGCCCCCGCGCCGGCGTCCCTCGACATGGCCGTCCTCGGTCAGCCGCCGGTACGCCTCGGTGACCACGCCCCGGGAGACGTGCAGGTCACCGGCGAGCACCCGGGTCGGCGGGAGCCGTGCGCCCACGCCCAGCCGGCCGTCGGCCATCGCCTCGCGCAGCCGTTCGGCGAGCCAGTCGGCCTTGCCTCCGGCGGGGGCGTCCCCGGCGTCGAGCTGAAGGAAGTCGGAGCCCCGTGTCCCCGCCCGCTCCTCGGAGTTCACCGGCCCCATGGTGCCACGCGCCCCGGACCCGGCGGCCCGCCCCCGTCGCGGGCCGCCGGGAGTCCGCGCGGCCACGGCACGGCTCAGCCGCCGAAGTCGAACTCGGGCGCGGAGGGCGTCAGCACGGCCGTCGCGGGAGCGGACGCCGGCCAGTGGGCGCGGAGGCCGGCGGCGATCGCGTCCAGCACCAGCGGCACGGTCTCCGCGCCGCCGTCGTGCATCGCCTCCGTCACCACCAGGATCCTGCGGGTGTGCCCGCCGACCGCCGAGTGCCCGCTCTGCCGGTGCGTCCAGCGCCGTGCGTGC is a window from the Streptomyces zhihengii genome containing:
- a CDS encoding acetylxylan esterase, with the translated sequence MALFDLPLDRLRTYRSESTAPEDFDSFWDRTLKEARQHDLDARFEPVDTGLRTVSVSDVTFNGFGGHPVKGWLVLPAGADGPLPVVVSFIGYGGGRGLPLTHLLWASTGRAHFVMDTRGQGSTTRGATPDPVGAGPAVPGFMTRGVDSPETYYYRRVYTDAVRAVEAARAHPLTDASRTAVTGGSQGGGIATAAAGLVPDLAAAVVNVPFLCDFPRATTLTDRRPYREIGDWLGAHRGRTGEVLETLSYFDGVHFAARATAPALFSTALEDRTCPPSTVFASFNAWAHEDKQIEVYDFNDHEGGGPDQDAAAVAWLSGRCPV
- the pdxR gene encoding MocR-like pyridoxine biosynthesis transcription factor PdxR, whose product is MGPVNSEERAGTRGSDFLQLDAGDAPAGGKADWLAERLREAMADGRLGVGARLPPTRVLAGDLHVSRGVVTEAYRRLTEDGHVEGRRRGGTVVVAVPPPPPRERRGSPVPRARAAGGSLFAGEPGAGVFDALRSAPARIDLTPGRPDLAAFPRTAWLRAERAVLAGLSAGDLGYGDPRGAAPLRRAVAAWLARSRGIRADADDVLVVAGTAQALTLLHPVLKADGIDCVAMEDPGSLGARQHLLHGGLRVRPVPVDGDGVRVDALRASGTRAVLLTPAHQFPTGVVTSGERRRELLRWAAEGGLILEDDYDAEHRYDRPPVPALRALLADRVCYMGSVSKLLAPALRIGWMVPPPRHRAALTDAKRFNDLGNAVLPQLVLARLMDSGDLERQLRLLRGRHRRRRDTMIAAIARHLPGAVVHGAAAGLHLTVTYAGDVPDTELAAAALDLGVKCQPLSWHRRLPGPQGLVLGYAAGPPGALTDGIAAIGVALRELS